One genomic region from Ornithinicoccus hortensis encodes:
- the hflX gene encoding GTPase HflX — protein MTNTQNKTSRRSLLAERAAALGEETTLPGPDGPVVGWDTDGDQFDREEREALRRVAGLSTELEDVTEVEYRQLRLERVVLAGLWTEGTSLDAENSLRELAALAETAGSQVLDGLIQRRDKPDPATYVGSGKAQELRDIVIAEGADTVICDGELGPSQRRALEDVVKVKVIDRTALILDIFAQHAKSREGRAQVELAQLQYLLPRLRGWGDSMSRQAGGRVAGGEGIGSRGPGETKIELDRRRINTRIAKLRRDIRGMKSARDTKRSSRRAGNVPSVAIVGYTNAGKSSLLNRLTGAGVLVQNQLFATLDPTVRRAETSDGRTYTLADTVGFVRALPHQLVEAFRSTLEEAAEADVLLHVVDGSHPDPEGQISAVREVLADVDATDIPEVIAVNKADLADPETLAQLRRNHPHSVVVSARTGLGIPELLQALEDELPRPDLRVEVLLPYERGDLVSRIHSEGEVLAEQHTAEGTRVHAKVSQDLHGVLGEFAV, from the coding sequence ATGACGAACACGCAGAACAAGACCTCCCGCCGTTCCCTGCTCGCCGAGCGCGCCGCCGCCCTCGGCGAAGAGACCACGCTGCCCGGTCCGGACGGACCGGTCGTCGGGTGGGACACCGACGGTGACCAGTTCGACCGCGAGGAGCGCGAGGCGCTGCGCCGCGTCGCCGGCCTGTCGACGGAGCTGGAGGACGTCACCGAGGTCGAGTACCGGCAGCTGCGCCTGGAGCGCGTCGTGCTGGCCGGGCTGTGGACGGAGGGCACCTCGCTGGACGCCGAGAACTCGCTGCGCGAGCTCGCGGCGCTGGCCGAGACCGCCGGGTCCCAGGTCCTCGACGGGCTGATCCAGCGGCGCGACAAGCCGGATCCCGCCACCTACGTCGGCTCGGGCAAGGCCCAGGAACTGCGCGACATCGTGATCGCCGAGGGGGCGGACACCGTCATCTGCGACGGTGAGCTGGGCCCCTCGCAGCGGCGCGCCCTGGAGGACGTCGTCAAGGTCAAGGTGATCGACCGGACCGCGCTGATCCTGGACATCTTCGCCCAGCACGCCAAGTCGCGAGAGGGCCGCGCCCAGGTCGAGCTGGCCCAGCTGCAGTACCTGTTGCCGCGGCTGCGCGGGTGGGGTGACTCGATGTCCAGGCAGGCCGGTGGCCGGGTGGCCGGCGGTGAGGGCATCGGCTCCCGTGGCCCCGGTGAGACCAAGATCGAGCTGGACCGGCGGCGGATCAACACCCGGATCGCCAAGCTGCGCCGCGACATCCGGGGGATGAAGTCGGCCCGCGACACCAAGCGGTCCTCGCGCCGCGCGGGCAACGTGCCCTCCGTCGCGATCGTGGGCTACACCAACGCCGGCAAGTCCTCGTTGTTGAACCGGCTCACCGGGGCGGGCGTGCTGGTCCAGAACCAGCTGTTCGCGACGCTGGACCCGACCGTCCGCCGGGCCGAGACCTCCGACGGGCGGACCTACACGCTGGCCGACACCGTCGGGTTCGTCCGCGCGCTGCCGCACCAGTTGGTCGAGGCGTTCCGCTCGACCCTGGAGGAGGCCGCGGAGGCGGACGTCCTGCTGCACGTCGTCGACGGGTCCCACCCGGACCCGGAGGGTCAGATCAGCGCGGTGCGCGAGGTCCTGGCCGACGTCGACGCCACGGACATCCCCGAGGTGATCGCGGTCAACAAGGCCGACCTGGCCGACCCCGAGACGCTGGCCCAGCTCCGGCGCAACCACCCGCACTCGGTGGTCGTGTCCGCCCGCACGGGGCTCGGCATACCGGAGCTGCTGCAGGCCCTGGAGGATGAGTTGCCCCGGCCCGACCTGCGGGTCGAGGTGCTCCTGCCCTACGAGCGCGGGGACCTGGTCAGCCGGATCCACTCCGAGGGCGAGGTGCTGGCCGAGCAGCACACCGCCGAGGGCACCCGGGTGCACGCGAAGGTGTCGCAGGACCTGCACGGCGTGCTGGGCGAGTTCGCGGTCTGA
- a CDS encoding isopenicillin N synthase family dioxygenase: MLTTDSLPVLDLRAAADPATAQEFRDMLREATHDYGFFYLVGHGIDPALTERIIAVSREFFALPEADKLEIENVTSPHFRGYTRVGGERTQGQVDWREQIDIGPERPAVPAGPDVPDYWILQGPNLWPTALPEVRETLEEWNATLAELSTRLLAEWAESLGQPRDVFDATFADAPATLTKIVRYPGRVEGGTAQGVGWHNDSGVLTLLLVEPGKRGLQVERHGQPMDAPPLEGALIVNIGEMLEWATDGYLKATNHRVLAPEPGTDRISVPYFHNPALDAVFPRLTLPAELAAQAPGVTLDEANPILGVYGENALKSRLRAHPDVVAAHHPHLA, from the coding sequence GTGCTCACCACGGACAGCCTGCCCGTGCTGGACCTGCGGGCGGCCGCCGACCCGGCCACCGCGCAGGAGTTCCGGGACATGCTGCGGGAGGCCACCCACGACTACGGCTTCTTCTACCTGGTGGGGCACGGGATCGACCCGGCGCTGACCGAGCGGATCATCGCCGTCTCCCGGGAGTTCTTCGCGCTGCCCGAGGCGGACAAGCTGGAGATCGAGAACGTCACCAGCCCGCACTTCCGCGGCTACACCCGTGTGGGCGGGGAGCGGACGCAGGGCCAGGTGGACTGGCGCGAGCAGATCGACATCGGCCCCGAGCGGCCGGCTGTGCCCGCGGGGCCGGACGTGCCGGACTACTGGATCCTGCAGGGCCCCAACCTGTGGCCGACCGCGCTGCCCGAGGTGCGCGAGACGCTGGAGGAGTGGAACGCCACGCTCGCCGAGCTGTCGACCCGCCTGCTCGCCGAGTGGGCCGAGTCGCTGGGTCAGCCGCGGGACGTCTTCGACGCCACCTTCGCCGACGCCCCGGCCACGCTGACCAAGATCGTGCGCTACCCCGGCCGCGTCGAGGGCGGCACAGCCCAGGGCGTCGGCTGGCACAACGACTCCGGCGTGCTGACCCTGCTGCTCGTGGAGCCGGGCAAGCGCGGGCTCCAGGTGGAGCGGCACGGGCAGCCGATGGACGCCCCGCCGCTGGAGGGCGCCCTGATCGTCAACATCGGCGAGATGCTCGAGTGGGCGACCGACGGCTACCTCAAGGCCACCAATCACCGGGTGCTCGCGCCCGAGCCGGGCACCGACCGGATCTCCGTGCCGTACTTCCACAACCCCGCGCTGGACGCCGTCTTCCCGCGGCTCACCCTGCCCGCGGAGCTCGCGGCGCAGGCGCCGGGGGTCACCCTGGACGAGGCCAACCCGATCCTGGGGGTCTACGGCGAGAACGCGCTGAAGAGCCGGCTGCGGGCCCACCCCGACGTCGTCGCGGCCCACCACCCCCACCTGGCGTAG
- a CDS encoding MGH1-like glycoside hydrolase domain-containing protein translates to MNAEQQRLAESDDPQAPWRRWGPYVSARQWGTVREDYSAAGDAWGYFPFGHAHRRVYRWGEDGLAGLCDLDGYLNLGLAVWNGQDDRLKERLFGLTNPQGNHGEDVKEYWWALEGTPTHSYARWLYRYPQSAFPYADLVATNAARGFADEEYELADTGVLEDDRFFDVEVTHAKATPDDLLVEITATNHGPDPAPLHLVPQLWFRNTWCWGEDVTRPVIRVGPHREGYAVLLAEHPELGTVRLTAEGNPDLLFCENETNFAALYGADAVPAGHTAYPKDSVDRAIVHGQADACNPERTGSKVGLWWQFAQVAPGASVTVRLRLTVGGTHTEEEQTFAEVLEQRRAETEEFYAAVLPEATAPEDALIARRAFAGLQWGKQLYRYDVPRWLAGDPGQPPPPPERADRHTGRNVHWRHLNLAEVISMPDEWEYPWFATWDLAFHCVALAHVDPAFAKSQLLLMCREWAMHPNGQLPAYEWNFGDVNPPVHPWAAWQVYAIDGCRDQAFLERIVLKMLLNFPWWVNRKDADGSNLFEGGFLGMDNVGLFDRSDQLPSGQRLEQADATAWMGSFCLRMLRMASELARHNPAWDEVATKFLVHFLAIAETMEDFGAGHDTLWDPEDEFFHDVLATEDGRAYRMPVRSMVGLLPLTGVAIVPDWVAAELPDLTDFFQGWTQRRPELADALLHTTTQGHSVRTLSMVSREQLAALVRRLLDEQEFLSPHGIRSLSAAHRDGLTVEFQGQELSLRYVPAESDSGMFGGNSNWRGPVWMPVNALLTDALRSYGRGAGAGMDVPFPTGATARVDLVEAARRIEQRLVGLFRPGPDGRRPGTPRHHPAGALWDAHPTFSEYFDGDTGAGLGASHQTGWTALVAHFVCAPDGISNR, encoded by the coding sequence GTGAACGCCGAGCAGCAGCGACTGGCCGAGTCCGACGACCCGCAGGCTCCCTGGCGGCGGTGGGGACCCTATGTCTCGGCCCGCCAGTGGGGCACCGTCCGGGAGGACTACTCCGCCGCTGGCGACGCCTGGGGGTACTTCCCGTTCGGCCACGCCCACCGGCGCGTCTACCGCTGGGGGGAGGACGGGCTGGCCGGGCTGTGCGACCTGGACGGCTACCTCAACCTGGGCCTGGCGGTCTGGAACGGGCAGGACGACCGGCTCAAGGAGCGGCTGTTCGGGCTGACCAACCCGCAGGGCAACCACGGGGAGGACGTCAAGGAGTACTGGTGGGCGCTGGAGGGGACCCCGACGCACAGCTACGCCCGCTGGCTGTACCGCTACCCCCAGTCCGCCTTCCCCTACGCCGACCTGGTCGCGACCAACGCCGCCCGCGGCTTCGCCGACGAGGAGTACGAGCTCGCCGACACCGGCGTCCTGGAGGACGACCGGTTCTTCGACGTCGAGGTGACCCACGCCAAGGCTACGCCGGACGACCTCCTGGTCGAGATCACCGCGACCAACCACGGACCCGACCCCGCGCCCCTGCACCTCGTGCCGCAGCTGTGGTTCCGCAATACCTGGTGCTGGGGAGAGGACGTCACCCGACCGGTCATCCGGGTCGGACCGCACCGGGAGGGGTATGCCGTGCTGCTGGCCGAGCACCCGGAGCTCGGCACCGTGCGTCTCACCGCGGAGGGCAACCCCGACCTGCTGTTCTGCGAGAACGAGACCAACTTCGCCGCCCTCTACGGTGCCGATGCCGTGCCCGCTGGTCACACGGCATACCCGAAGGACTCGGTGGACCGGGCGATCGTGCACGGCCAGGCCGACGCCTGCAATCCGGAGCGGACCGGCAGCAAGGTCGGGCTGTGGTGGCAGTTCGCCCAGGTCGCCCCCGGGGCGTCGGTCACGGTGCGGCTGCGGTTGACCGTCGGCGGCACCCACACCGAGGAGGAACAGACCTTCGCCGAGGTGCTGGAGCAGCGGCGCGCCGAGACCGAGGAGTTCTATGCCGCGGTGCTGCCGGAGGCGACCGCCCCGGAGGACGCGCTGATCGCCCGCCGGGCGTTCGCCGGCCTGCAGTGGGGCAAACAGCTCTACCGCTACGACGTGCCCCGCTGGCTGGCTGGTGACCCGGGACAGCCGCCGCCCCCGCCCGAGCGGGCGGATCGGCATACCGGCCGCAACGTGCACTGGCGGCACCTGAACCTGGCCGAGGTCATCTCGATGCCCGACGAGTGGGAGTACCCCTGGTTCGCCACCTGGGACCTGGCCTTCCACTGTGTCGCCCTGGCCCACGTCGACCCGGCCTTCGCCAAGTCCCAGCTGCTGCTGATGTGCCGGGAGTGGGCGATGCACCCCAACGGGCAGCTGCCCGCCTACGAGTGGAACTTCGGCGACGTGAACCCGCCGGTCCACCCGTGGGCAGCCTGGCAGGTCTACGCGATCGACGGCTGCCGGGACCAGGCCTTCCTGGAGCGGATCGTGCTCAAGATGCTGCTCAACTTCCCGTGGTGGGTGAACCGGAAGGACGCGGACGGGTCGAACCTGTTCGAGGGAGGCTTCCTCGGGATGGACAATGTGGGGCTGTTCGACCGCTCCGACCAGTTGCCCAGCGGGCAGCGGCTGGAGCAGGCCGACGCCACCGCCTGGATGGGCAGCTTCTGCCTCCGGATGCTGCGGATGGCCAGCGAACTGGCCCGGCACAACCCCGCCTGGGACGAGGTGGCCACGAAGTTCCTCGTCCACTTCCTGGCGATCGCGGAGACGATGGAGGACTTTGGGGCCGGCCACGACACCCTCTGGGATCCCGAGGACGAGTTCTTCCACGACGTATTGGCCACCGAGGACGGGCGGGCCTACCGGATGCCGGTGCGTTCGATGGTGGGGTTGCTGCCGCTGACCGGTGTGGCCATCGTGCCGGACTGGGTGGCCGCCGAGCTGCCGGACCTGACCGACTTCTTCCAGGGGTGGACGCAGCGCCGCCCCGAGCTCGCGGACGCCCTGCTGCACACGACCACCCAAGGACACAGCGTCCGGACCCTGTCGATGGTGTCCCGCGAGCAGCTCGCGGCGCTGGTGCGCCGACTCCTCGACGAGCAGGAGTTCCTGTCGCCGCACGGCATCAGGTCATTGTCGGCCGCGCATCGGGACGGCCTCACCGTGGAGTTCCAGGGCCAGGAGTTGTCCCTGCGGTATGTGCCCGCGGAGTCGGACTCGGGGATGTTCGGCGGCAACTCGAACTGGCGCGGACCGGTCTGGATGCCGGTCAACGCGCTGCTCACCGACGCGCTGCGCAGCTACGGCCGGGGTGCCGGTGCGGGGATGGACGTCCCGTTCCCGACCGGCGCGACCGCGCGGGTCGACCTGGTCGAGGCCGCCCGCCGGATCGAGCAGCGCCTGGTCGGGCTGTTCCGGCCGGGGCCGGACGGTCGCCGACCGGGCACCCCACGCCACCACCCCGCGGGGGCGTTGTGGGATGCGCACCCGACCTTCAGCGAGTACTTCGACGGGGACACCGGGGCGGGGCTGGGTGCCTCGCACCAGACGGGCTGGACCGCCCTGGTGGCGCACTTCGTCTGCGCGCCGGACGGGATCTCGAACCGGTGA
- a CDS encoding DNA glycosylase AlkZ-like family protein has translation MRITWAQALSWRLRRQFLASDGGSTGSPATVGEVVGRLGALPAWSGDPEYAVRIRQGEGAAGTVDRSLRDGTLVRVFAFRGATHLMTPDSAAVHLPLRAAGRMWERQSWQDFYHLAPGDWPELRTAVREAVADGPLTLPGLADTVTADRRYAHLREHLSEAGTFLKPFFWQGDLCFGPSLDGQPTVQALADNSRWPGLPDLDDAGREAVTGYLSAYGPATPDRVHYWLGEGLGAGRKRIRGWLADLADRLTEVEVDGEPALVPTHLAEDLAAAEPTDEVRLLTGHDQWALGPGTADTAVVPPTIRAAVTRGANLVTVGGVVSGTWKVTGSHFTVTWADGGGASPSRVEEEVARVGRLLGKELEPRQADG, from the coding sequence ATGCGGATCACCTGGGCACAGGCCCTGAGCTGGCGGTTGCGGCGACAGTTCCTGGCGTCGGACGGAGGCTCGACCGGCTCCCCGGCCACCGTCGGGGAGGTCGTGGGGCGGTTGGGCGCCCTCCCGGCCTGGTCAGGCGACCCGGAGTATGCCGTGCGGATCCGGCAGGGCGAGGGTGCGGCGGGCACGGTGGACCGGTCGTTGCGCGACGGGACGCTGGTCCGGGTGTTCGCCTTCCGGGGAGCGACCCACCTGATGACCCCGGACAGCGCCGCCGTCCATCTCCCGCTCCGGGCCGCCGGGCGGATGTGGGAGCGGCAGAGCTGGCAGGACTTCTACCACCTCGCCCCCGGGGACTGGCCGGAGCTGCGCACCGCGGTGCGGGAGGCCGTGGCCGACGGGCCGCTCACCCTCCCGGGCCTGGCCGACACCGTGACCGCGGACCGGCGCTACGCGCATCTGCGCGAGCACCTCTCCGAGGCCGGCACCTTCCTCAAGCCGTTCTTCTGGCAGGGCGACCTCTGCTTCGGTCCCTCCCTGGACGGCCAACCCACCGTCCAGGCCCTGGCGGACAACTCGCGGTGGCCCGGCCTGCCCGACCTGGACGACGCGGGACGGGAGGCGGTGACCGGCTACCTGTCGGCATACGGCCCGGCGACCCCCGACCGGGTCCACTACTGGCTGGGCGAAGGGCTCGGCGCGGGCCGCAAGCGGATCCGGGGGTGGCTCGCGGACCTGGCGGACCGGCTGACGGAGGTGGAGGTCGACGGTGAGCCCGCGCTGGTCCCGACACACCTGGCCGAGGACCTCGCAGCCGCCGAGCCGACCGACGAGGTCCGCCTACTTACTGGCCATGACCAGTGGGCGCTCGGCCCCGGCACTGCGGACACCGCGGTCGTCCCGCCGACCATCCGGGCGGCTGTTACCCGGGGGGCCAACCTGGTGACCGTGGGCGGGGTGGTGTCCGGGACCTGGAAGGTCACCGGCTCCCACTTCACCGTCACCTGGGCGGACGGCGGCGGAGCCAGCCCCTCACGGGTGGAGGAGGAAGTCGCGCGGGTGGGCCGGCTGCTGGGCAAGGAGCTGGAGCCCCGGCAGGCCGACGGCTGA
- a CDS encoding PQQ-binding-like beta-propeller repeat protein: MTVLAPLTVLAVLATAGCQAVEEDTAPDGTAHPVEDRSARSTAPPVRETAPPTHEAPASRSPASPAPDVVAPEGPVAREAWHTEEVQPVTAPALIGGVLVLYSVTGKDGKDLSINGIDPADGALLWSHPATPSQSVGGVSLTLHEVDGAVVHLAPVEGDFRGEAPAVVVLRDPVTGEELRATEDPLSHGSLPGPCEHDPDRVCARIRVDGVWTELGLADDGTFRQVPESAATGWSPIAPLGLSRSGREGTSLARVVGGEVLWQADTEELFAEGSSTNSGWNFQAFADDTLLVGSVGTRTSAPSYRTVWDLPAYRTVGIDAATGERRWLAEHTSAFCDVDVTGEDEDPLLACLWHSGQRVTVQRGSTFSDLDVDLVRLDPVTGEPLWTVPLDEPVWAEGQVPPVLRPVDGQHLSVDTTAGPVVVDVDSGATRPGGPGDVTWVEEDPYHGVTVPGSGEPTSTVTGTGRFVPRDAAGQRAEQVPWPLPPTVAVTLEDTGVRVVADRTGLTGYGPP, from the coding sequence ATGACGGTCCTTGCCCCGCTCACCGTGCTGGCCGTGCTCGCCACGGCCGGCTGCCAGGCCGTGGAGGAGGACACCGCCCCGGACGGCACCGCTCACCCGGTCGAGGATCGGTCGGCCCGTTCCACGGCGCCACCCGTGCGCGAGACGGCTCCACCGACGCACGAGGCACCGGCCAGCCGATCGCCGGCCAGCCCCGCACCTGACGTCGTGGCCCCCGAGGGACCGGTCGCCAGGGAGGCCTGGCACACCGAGGAGGTGCAGCCCGTCACTGCGCCGGCGCTCATCGGCGGCGTCCTGGTGCTCTATTCCGTCACCGGCAAGGACGGGAAGGACCTGTCGATCAACGGGATCGACCCGGCCGACGGTGCGCTGCTGTGGTCGCACCCGGCCACGCCGTCCCAGTCGGTGGGTGGCGTGTCGCTCACGCTCCACGAGGTGGACGGCGCCGTGGTGCACCTGGCTCCGGTCGAGGGCGACTTCCGAGGCGAGGCGCCCGCCGTGGTGGTGCTGCGCGACCCGGTGACGGGTGAGGAACTCAGGGCCACCGAGGACCCGCTCAGCCACGGGAGCCTGCCCGGCCCGTGCGAGCACGACCCCGACCGCGTCTGCGCCCGGATCCGGGTGGACGGGGTCTGGACCGAGCTGGGGCTGGCCGACGACGGCACCTTCCGCCAGGTGCCGGAGAGCGCGGCCACCGGGTGGAGCCCGATCGCCCCGCTCGGGTTGAGCCGCTCCGGCCGGGAGGGCACCTCCCTGGCCCGGGTCGTGGGCGGCGAGGTGCTGTGGCAGGCGGACACCGAGGAGCTGTTCGCCGAGGGTTCTTCCACCAACAGCGGGTGGAACTTCCAGGCGTTCGCCGACGACACCCTCCTGGTCGGCTCCGTCGGCACCAGGACCAGCGCCCCGTCATACCGGACCGTGTGGGACCTGCCGGCCTACCGGACCGTGGGGATCGACGCCGCCACCGGCGAGCGCCGCTGGCTCGCCGAGCACACCTCGGCGTTCTGCGACGTGGACGTCACGGGCGAGGACGAGGACCCGCTGCTCGCCTGCCTCTGGCATTCCGGGCAACGGGTGACCGTGCAGCGGGGGTCCACCTTCTCCGACCTGGACGTCGACCTGGTCCGCCTCGACCCGGTCACCGGCGAGCCCCTGTGGACCGTGCCGCTCGACGAGCCCGTCTGGGCCGAGGGGCAGGTCCCCCCGGTGCTGCGCCCCGTGGACGGACAGCACCTGTCGGTGGACACCACCGCTGGCCCGGTCGTGGTGGACGTGGACAGCGGCGCGACCCGGCCGGGCGGTCCCGGTGACGTCACCTGGGTGGAGGAGGACCCGTATCACGGGGTCACCGTCCCCGGCTCCGGGGAGCCGACGTCGACGGTCACGGGGACCGGCCGGTTCGTCCCGCGGGACGCGGCGGGCCAGCGCGCGGAGCAGGTGCCCTGGCCGCTGCCCCCGACGGTCGCGGTCACCCTGGAGGACACCGGCGTGCGGGTCGTCGCCGACCGGACCGGACTGACCGGCTACGGACCGCCGTGA
- the fdhD gene encoding formate dehydrogenase accessory sulfurtransferase FdhD, with protein sequence MARVTRRWRVRRLGADGSVSERADVLAGEEPLEIRLGGRPFTVTMRTPGDDFDLVAGFLLSEGVVHEHGQIARMDYRSGIAATGERDYNVVDVRLAEGVPLPDTSMERHVYTSSSCGVCGTASIEAVRKASRHTPAGDDATVALGDLLAMPDRLREGQELFGRTGGVHAAALFLPARPHGIPSGRPAGAPDLVCLREDVGRHNAVDKVVGWALREGLLPARGGVLQVSGRASFELVQKAAMAGIPVLSAVSAPSALAVELGEEEGVTVIGFNRGDRLNVYSRGDRVLAP encoded by the coding sequence ATGGCGCGGGTGACCCGGCGCTGGCGGGTGCGACGGTTGGGCGCTGACGGTTCGGTGTCTGAGCGTGCCGACGTGCTGGCGGGGGAGGAGCCGCTGGAGATCCGGCTCGGAGGTCGGCCGTTCACGGTGACGATGCGTACCCCCGGCGACGACTTCGACCTGGTCGCCGGCTTCCTGCTGTCCGAGGGGGTGGTCCACGAGCACGGCCAGATCGCGCGGATGGACTACCGCTCCGGGATCGCCGCGACGGGGGAGCGGGACTACAACGTGGTCGACGTGCGGCTGGCCGAGGGGGTGCCACTGCCCGACACCTCGATGGAGCGGCACGTCTACACCTCCAGCAGCTGCGGGGTGTGCGGCACCGCCTCCATCGAGGCGGTGCGCAAGGCCTCCCGGCACACCCCGGCAGGGGACGACGCCACGGTGGCACTGGGCGATCTGCTCGCCATGCCGGACCGGCTCCGCGAGGGGCAGGAGCTGTTCGGCCGCACCGGGGGCGTGCACGCCGCGGCGCTCTTCCTGCCGGCCCGGCCACACGGCATACCGTCTGGTCGACCGGCGGGCGCCCCGGACCTGGTGTGCCTGCGCGAGGACGTTGGACGGCACAACGCGGTCGACAAGGTGGTCGGCTGGGCGTTGCGGGAGGGTCTGCTGCCCGCCCGTGGAGGGGTGCTGCAGGTCAGCGGCCGTGCCTCGTTCGAGCTGGTCCAGAAGGCGGCCATGGCCGGCATCCCCGTGCTCTCGGCCGTCTCCGCCCCGTCCGCCCTCGCGGTCGAGCTGGGCGAGGAGGAGGGGGTCACCGTCATCGGCTTCAACCGGGGGGACCGGCTCAACGTCTACAGCCGCGGCGACCGGGTGCTCGCTCCCTGA
- a CDS encoding nucleobase:cation symporter-2 family protein codes for MAAETTTSTPPLRPEDERLPIGSSFAYGLQHVLTMYGGIIAVPLIIGGAAGLESTDVALLIASCLFIGGLATILQSFGIPFFGSQLPLVQGVSFAGVATMLAILDGGGGLPDVLGAVLVSSLIGLVLAPFFAQIIRFFPPVVTGVVITTIGLTLMPVAGNWAMGGNASAEDYGSVGNIGLAGLTLLIVLVLSKVNNATISRLSILLAIVAGTVVAVFTGAADFSTVGSGSIVAFPTPFAFGMPTFNMAAIISMLIVIIVTMTETTADILAVGEVVKTKVDRRRIADGLRADMLSSAVAPVFNSFPQTAFAQNVGLVAITGVKSRFVVSAGGVILVVLGLFPLVGRVVAAIPTPVLGGAGVVLFGTVAAAGIRTLAKVEYENNMNLIIVAVSLGFGLIPVVQPAFYNDFPEWFTIIFHSGISSAAIMAVLLNILFNHITAGNPDQASVFVAGTSVRWLRKAHLDALQEGDSVVGGKIVDADGREVPVVDEDKAADVQARLERGEITSREELKKICEEP; via the coding sequence ATGGCGGCGGAGACAACGACGTCCACACCCCCACTCAGGCCCGAGGACGAACGGCTGCCCATCGGCAGCTCCTTCGCCTACGGCCTCCAGCACGTGCTCACGATGTACGGCGGCATCATCGCGGTACCGCTCATCATCGGTGGCGCCGCAGGTCTGGAGTCGACCGACGTCGCGCTCCTGATCGCATCGTGCCTGTTCATCGGCGGCCTGGCGACCATCCTGCAGTCCTTCGGCATCCCGTTCTTCGGCTCGCAGCTGCCGCTGGTGCAGGGCGTCTCGTTCGCCGGGGTCGCCACCATGCTCGCCATCCTGGACGGCGGCGGCGGTCTCCCCGACGTGCTGGGCGCGGTGCTCGTCTCCTCCCTGATCGGACTGGTCCTGGCGCCGTTCTTCGCCCAGATCATCCGGTTCTTCCCACCCGTGGTGACCGGCGTGGTGATCACCACGATCGGCCTGACCCTGATGCCGGTCGCCGGCAACTGGGCGATGGGCGGCAACGCCTCGGCGGAGGACTACGGCAGCGTCGGCAACATCGGGCTGGCCGGGCTCACCCTGCTCATCGTGCTGGTGCTCTCCAAGGTCAACAACGCCACCATCTCCCGGCTGTCGATCCTGTTGGCGATCGTCGCCGGCACGGTCGTGGCCGTGTTCACCGGCGCCGCCGACTTCTCCACCGTGGGCAGCGGCTCCATCGTGGCCTTCCCGACCCCGTTCGCCTTCGGGATGCCGACCTTTAACATGGCGGCGATCATCTCGATGCTCATCGTCATCATCGTCACGATGACCGAGACCACGGCCGATATCCTGGCCGTCGGCGAGGTCGTCAAGACCAAGGTCGACCGGCGGCGTATCGCCGACGGCCTGCGGGCGGACATGCTCTCCTCGGCCGTCGCCCCGGTCTTCAACTCCTTCCCGCAGACCGCGTTCGCCCAGAACGTCGGACTGGTCGCCATCACCGGGGTGAAGAGCCGCTTCGTGGTGTCGGCCGGCGGTGTGATCCTGGTCGTGCTCGGCCTGTTCCCGCTCGTCGGCCGGGTGGTCGCCGCCATCCCGACCCCCGTGCTGGGCGGCGCCGGCGTGGTGCTGTTCGGCACCGTGGCCGCTGCCGGGATCCGGACCCTGGCCAAGGTCGAGTACGAGAACAACATGAACCTGATCATCGTGGCGGTCTCGCTCGGCTTCGGGCTCATCCCGGTGGTCCAGCCGGCCTTCTACAACGACTTCCCCGAGTGGTTCACCATCATCTTCCACTCCGGCATCAGCTCGGCCGCGATCATGGCGGTGCTGCTCAACATCCTGTTCAACCACATCACGGCCGGCAACCCCGACCAGGCATCGGTCTTCGTGGCCGGCACCTCCGTGCGGTGGCTGCGCAAGGCGCACCTGGACGCCCTGCAGGAGGGTGACTCCGTGGTCGGCGGCAAGATCGTGGACGCCGACGGCCGGGAGGTCCCCGTGGTCGACGAGGACAAGGCCGCGGACGTCCAGGCCAGGCTCGAACGCGGCGAGATCACCAGCCGCGAGGAGCTGAAGAAGATCTGCGAGGAGCCCTGA